From Cyanobacteriota bacterium:
TCTGCAACTGGAAACAAACTAAACAAAGTCAAGTGATTTATTTTATGACCATCTTTTTGCAACTGGATAACTGCTTCTCGTGCTGAAAGATCAGAAGCAAGGAAACTAATAATGGCTACTGTGGCTCCGCTTTCTTTATCTAGTTTGTAGCTACTAAAGTGCTTTTTGTTTGTTTGGATTTTGGCAGCAAGGTGTTCTATTACTTCAAAAACCTCTGCTGAGTTTTTTAGTAGTCGTCCGGCCTTGTCATGGGTTGACGCTGTTGCTACTACACGATCCTCTAGTCCAAGACCTGTTGCTAGAAACTCCGGCACTTCCTCCAATCGATTAAAGTCATAAGTCTTAAAAGACTGATCGTTATCAGGACTTCTTTGTTTACGATTTACAATTATCGACTTTGCTTTAATCTCGTCAAGTGTGTTTACGCTGATATTTGTCGATGACATAATGATATCTTTTTCAGTCAATAGAATTACCGGACAGCGGTATTTCTCTGAGCAATTAATTGCATTGATTGTGGTTTCGTAGCAATTCAGAATTGAACTTGGCGCAAAGACCGGAATTTCATAACCGCCAGATATCAAGTGTTGTACAAAACTAATATCACCTTCGGCTGATTGAGTAGCAGCTCCAGTGCTAGGACCGAGTCTTTGACCGTGTACGATCAAGAGAGGAGTTTCTGTGGCGAAAGCATAACCAATATTTTCTACCATCAGTGAGATTCCAGGTGCAGAACTTGCTGTCATTGCTTTGGCGCCGCGCATGCTTGCTCCAATGCACATGCAGATTGCTGAGATTTCATCACTGGTGCCAATAGCAAGCTTGCCTTGAGCTTGTAATTTACTGAGCATGATTGAATAGATACTTGAAGCCGGTGTTATCGGATAACCAGCAAAAAAATCAACTCCCGAATCCATTGCTGCTCTGGAAATAAGTTCAGCTCCTGTTAGTATTTCTTGTTTTGACATGGCTTAGCTTAACTCTATTAATAGTTTGCCTCTTGAAACATTAAGACCTTTTTTGAAACCAGGATCATCATTTAATGCTTCCATGCCTTTGTCGGCTAGTCTAATTAAATAAGGCATGGTTGAGTTGCAAAGTGCATGGGTACTGGTGTTGGGCACTGCGCCAGGCATATTGGCTACTCCATAATGAAGCACATTGTGCTTAATCTTGATTGGTTCATCATGTCTGGTTACTTCACTGGTCTCAATGCAACCACCTTGATCAACTGCAACATCTACAATTACTGAACCATAACGCATTTTGCGTACCATATCTTCCGTGACTAGCATTGGTGCTTTTTTGCCGCTGATTAAAGCTGCTCCAATTACCAAATCGGACTTAATTATCGCTTCTTCAATTGAAGCTGATGTACTATAAATGGTAGTAACTCTACTGCCAAACATGTCATCGATTTTGCCAAGCGCATGAATGTTTTTGTCAAATATATGTACGTAAGCTCCCATGCCCACCGCGATTTTAAGTGCTGCATTACCTACGATGCCAGCTCCAAGAATTGTGACGGTTGCTTGCGGTA
This genomic window contains:
- the ald gene encoding alanine dehydrogenase; this encodes MKIGIPKEILQNESRVAITPAWARTLTELGHKVLVETKAGIGSSFHDADYIQNGAQIINTAEEIFAKADIITKVKQPLGSEIKMLREGQIIFTYLHLAADPDLVSGLEATGAHCIAYETIEDHLGRLPLLQPMSEIAGRMSVQLGARFLERGESSLGGHPGRGILLSGASGVPQATVTILGAGIVGNAALKIAVGMGAYVHIFDKNIHALGKIDDMFGSRVTTIYSTSASIEEAIIKSDLVIGAALISGKKAPMLVTEDMVRKMRYGSVIVDVAVDQGGCIETSEVTRHDEPIKIKHNVLHYGVANMPGAVPNTSTHALCNSTMPYLIRLADKGMEALNDDPGFKKGLNVSRGKLLIELS